The following coding sequences lie in one Streptomyces sp. NBC_00510 genomic window:
- a CDS encoding DUF6317 family protein encodes MGDHFKVEVQDLDRLLKQLHDSQDDMRKALNALKDVGPKSTGSEALDNACDEFHDSWDNAIGKIADGTQQIEEKLKATKDNYEATEQAIRDAMTQGAAPKPTPSPSPEARPTAGAR; translated from the coding sequence TTGGGTGACCACTTCAAGGTCGAGGTCCAGGACCTCGACCGGCTGCTGAAGCAGTTGCACGACAGTCAGGACGACATGCGCAAGGCGCTTAACGCGCTGAAGGACGTGGGTCCGAAGAGCACCGGCAGCGAGGCGCTGGACAACGCCTGCGACGAGTTCCACGACAGCTGGGACAACGCCATCGGGAAGATCGCGGACGGCACGCAGCAGATCGAGGAGAAGCTCAAGGCCACCAAGGACAACTACGAGGCCACGGAGCAGGCGATCCGCGACGCCATGACGCAGGGCGCGGCGCCGAAGCCCACGCCCTCCCCGTCCCCCGAGGCGCGGCCCACGGCGGGTGCGCGATGA